In one uncultured Methanoregula sp. genomic region, the following are encoded:
- a CDS encoding PAS domain S-box protein has product MKIKKTKLPAKNPEKGSRQTELTVEETIRQSEKSYHDLFNTIQQAIYIHNPDGTFDEVNAGACAMYGYSREEFIGKTPEFLSAPKMNDVAVLQEKMQKAFAGEPQQLEFWGKRKNGEVFPKEIKLSKGTYFGKDVIIAIATDISQKKQVEEEQKHKTEILQRTQRALMQIAKMPVDDLDGFLKKITEIEAKTLDIARVSIWWLTRDHAEIICADAYEQVSGNHNSGDRLIRRDFPRYFKALDENRTIAATDARTDKRTAEFTATYLIPFGITAMMDVPVRRSGTIIGVMCHEHQGTQRAWDLIEQDFAASVSDHIVSVIEGLERRSAEKALRESEERYRTLIEAVTDYIFTVRIESGQVTETTHGPGCEAVTGYTTRDFDTDPGLWLRMVVEEDRPGVILQVERILAGKEVQAIEHRIVRKDGGVRWVRNTTVPHYNANGSLIAYDGLIQDITGRKRDEQALRESEGRYSAIFSNSYSVSLLIDPDTGMIVDANDAAVRYYGYSRDQLTSMGIFDLNRLPEKKVLRNLQRAKDEKEKQFFSTHYLADGSRRYVEVYSGPIRVSGKPLFYSIIHDITERKLAEQALRESEAMLNVILQSSPIPKFVIDTGHRVISWNKALEETSGIKARDVKGTNRHWAAFYNAERPCLADLIVEGDEGKIAERYKDMVKKSDAVEGAYEATDFFPSMGSTGKWLHFIAAPVIDPSGKVIGAVETLEDITPLVKAQQELKESEERYSSLFTNSYSVSLLIDPDTGLIIDANDAAVRYYGYSRYQLKSIGIFDLNRLPKEKVIRNLQRAKDQKEKHFHTTHYRADGETRFVEVFSGPIRVQGKPLFYSIIHDITDRRLAETALQESEERYRTLIDQLPDYVIVHRDGILLYVNPAGAFRLGYNAESLIGQSIFPFIAPECRDNLREKLSKRMAGIEIPSYELKIVAKDNTIRTVLVNGATVSFEGKPASLNVLSDITAIKMAEESIRYANEELEKRVAERTNELSSTNDQLISEIAARAKAEADISRSLEEKDLLLREIHHRVKNNLQIIASLLNLQSRYITDEKVLESIRDSQSRVRAMALVHERIYRSHNISDINLKEYLNYLTKQIFQFYNIRHNQVAITITMDEITADIDTLIPAGLILNELVSNSLKHAFPEGRKGIISIECERQESNTLRFIYHDDGAGLPPGFDWKNTESLGLRLVNNLVDQLNGTIDLSEGNGTTFIITLQPKRDQPGA; this is encoded by the coding sequence ATGAAAATAAAAAAGACAAAACTCCCGGCAAAGAATCCGGAAAAAGGATCCCGCCAGACGGAATTGACGGTTGAAGAGACGATCCGGCAGAGTGAAAAGAGCTATCATGATCTTTTCAACACGATACAACAGGCAATTTATATCCATAACCCTGACGGGACGTTTGATGAAGTGAATGCCGGTGCCTGTGCGATGTACGGGTATTCCCGCGAGGAGTTCATCGGGAAGACACCGGAATTTTTGTCGGCTCCGAAAATGAACGATGTTGCCGTGCTCCAGGAGAAGATGCAGAAGGCTTTTGCCGGGGAGCCGCAACAACTGGAATTCTGGGGAAAACGTAAAAATGGCGAGGTATTTCCAAAAGAGATCAAGCTCTCCAAAGGCACCTATTTTGGAAAAGATGTCATCATAGCCATAGCGACAGATATATCACAAAAGAAACAGGTCGAGGAAGAACAAAAACATAAGACGGAAATCCTGCAGCGAACCCAGAGAGCGCTGATGCAGATCGCCAAGATGCCGGTTGATGACCTTGACGGGTTCCTGAAAAAAATTACCGAGATCGAGGCAAAAACACTGGACATAGCAAGGGTGAGTATCTGGTGGCTCACCCGGGATCATGCCGAGATCATCTGCGCTGACGCATATGAACAGGTATCCGGTAACCATAATTCCGGGGACCGGTTAATACGGCGGGATTTCCCACGGTATTTCAAAGCTCTTGATGAAAACCGGACGATCGCCGCAACCGATGCACGAACTGATAAACGGACAGCTGAATTCACCGCCACCTACCTCATCCCCTTTGGGATCACTGCGATGATGGATGTTCCCGTCCGGAGAAGCGGGACCATTATCGGCGTCATGTGCCATGAACACCAGGGTACTCAAAGGGCGTGGGATCTGATTGAACAGGATTTTGCTGCTTCGGTCTCAGACCATATCGTTTCCGTTATCGAAGGCCTGGAACGCAGGAGCGCCGAGAAAGCCCTGCGGGAGAGCGAGGAACGGTACCGGACACTTATCGAAGCGGTCACCGATTATATCTTCACGGTCCGGATTGAATCGGGGCAGGTAACAGAGACCACCCATGGGCCCGGGTGTGAGGCAGTAACCGGATACACAACCCGGGATTTCGATACCGATCCCGGCCTGTGGCTCCGCATGGTTGTAGAGGAAGACCGCCCAGGAGTCATCCTCCAGGTAGAGCGTATCCTTGCAGGAAAGGAAGTGCAGGCAATCGAACACCGGATCGTCCGCAAGGACGGGGGCGTCCGCTGGGTGAGGAATACTACGGTCCCCCACTATAATGCCAATGGCAGTCTCATTGCCTACGACGGCCTGATCCAGGACATCACCGGGCGGAAACGGGACGAACAGGCACTCCGGGAGAGCGAGGGACGGTACAGTGCCATCTTCTCCAACAGTTACTCGGTCTCGCTCCTGATCGATCCGGACACCGGCATGATAGTGGATGCAAACGATGCTGCTGTGCGATATTATGGATACTCGCGGGATCAGCTGACTTCGATGGGTATTTTTGACCTGAACCGCCTGCCAGAAAAGAAGGTACTCAGGAACCTCCAGCGGGCAAAGGATGAGAAAGAGAAACAATTCTTCTCAACCCATTACCTTGCAGATGGTTCACGACGCTACGTAGAAGTATATTCCGGCCCTATCCGGGTCTCTGGAAAACCGCTCTTCTACTCGATTATTCACGATATCACCGAGCGTAAACTGGCTGAACAGGCACTCCGGGAGAGCGAGGCCATGCTGAACGTGATCCTCCAGAGTTCACCGATCCCGAAATTTGTCATCGATACTGGTCACCGGGTAATCTCATGGAATAAAGCGCTGGAGGAGACAAGCGGGATAAAAGCCCGGGACGTGAAAGGAACGAACAGGCACTGGGCCGCATTTTATAACGCAGAACGACCCTGCCTGGCAGACCTGATTGTCGAAGGCGATGAAGGAAAGATCGCGGAACGGTATAAAGACATGGTAAAAAAATCGGATGCCGTGGAAGGTGCATACGAAGCAACCGACTTCTTCCCTTCCATGGGCAGTACCGGAAAATGGCTGCATTTTATTGCTGCCCCGGTCATCGATCCCTCCGGAAAAGTCATAGGAGCGGTTGAAACCCTTGAAGATATCACCCCGCTTGTCAAGGCGCAGCAGGAATTAAAAGAGAGCGAGGAGCGGTACAGCTCGCTGTTTACCAACAGTTACTCCGTATCGCTGCTGATCGATCCTGACACCGGTCTCATAATCGATGCAAACGACGCGGCTGTGCGATATTATGGATATTCCCGTTATCAGCTGAAATCAATCGGTATTTTTGATCTGAACCGCCTGCCAAAAGAGAAGGTGATCCGGAATCTCCAGCGGGCAAAAGACCAGAAGGAAAAACATTTCCACACCACCCACTACCGTGCAGATGGTGAGACGCGTTTTGTTGAGGTCTTTTCCGGCCCCATCAGGGTACAGGGCAAGCCGCTCTTCTATTCCATCATCCATGATATTACCGATCGCCGACTCGCGGAGACGGCATTGCAGGAGAGCGAGGAGCGGTACCGGACGCTCATCGACCAGCTTCCGGATTATGTGATCGTCCATCGTGACGGGATCCTGCTCTACGTCAATCCTGCAGGAGCCTTCCGCCTGGGGTACAATGCAGAATCACTCATAGGACAATCGATCTTCCCGTTCATCGCGCCGGAATGCAGGGATAATCTCCGGGAGAAACTCTCCAAGAGGATGGCCGGTATCGAGATCCCCTCATACGAGCTGAAGATTGTTGCAAAGGACAACACGATCCGGACCGTTCTTGTCAATGGCGCAACCGTCAGTTTCGAGGGAAAACCTGCAAGCCTCAACGTACTGTCAGATATTACTGCCATAAAGATGGCAGAAGAATCCATCCGGTATGCAAATGAAGAACTGGAAAAACGGGTGGCAGAGCGGACGAATGAACTGAGCAGCACCAACGACCAGCTCATTTCCGAGATTGCCGCACGTGCAAAAGCAGAGGCGGATATCTCCCGCTCGCTTGAGGAAAAAGACCTCCTGCTCCGTGAGATCCATCACCGGGTAAAGAACAACCTCCAGATCATTGCCAGTCTCTTAAATCTCCAGTCACGGTACATCACCGATGAAAAAGTGCTGGAATCAATCCGGGACAGCCAGAGCAGGGTCCGGGCAATGGCCCTTGTTCACGAGAGGATTTACCGTTCCCATAATATTTCAGATATCAACCTGAAGGAGTACCTGAATTACCTGACGAAACAGATCTTCCAGTTTTATAATATCCGGCACAATCAGGTTGCCATAACCATTACCATGGACGAAATCACGGCAGATATTGATACATTGATCCCTGCCGGACTTATCCTGAACGAACTTGTATCAAACTCCCTCAAACATGCCTTCCCGGAAGGCAGGAAAGGGATCATCTCAATCGAATGTGAACGGCAGGAATCAAATACGCTCCGGTTTATCTATCATGACGACGGAGCCGGTCTGCCACCGGGCTTTGACTGGAAAAATACAGAATCCCTTGGCCTCCGCCTGGTAAATAACCTGGTCGACCAGCTCAACGGCACGATTGATCTGAGTGAGGGCAATGGAACAACGTTCATCATCACGCTCCAGCCGAAACGTGATCAGCCGGGTGCTTAA
- a CDS encoding PAS domain S-box protein — protein MKEPDGFLIGENGWRVLILTLTCGVLALTVWCLTHGITIIFMHIYYFPIILLAYRYRWKGFAFCVLLSLAYVGLVMGFDRGDSEIILGAVFRGAVFVGIGAVIAYLSELLNRKNESEKTNAEKVYLQQQFQESVIANANVWISVLTTDGTPVIWNQAAEDISGYQKDAVLGRKNVWKQLYPDTEYRKKVTADIRRILGKDTLLENFETEIRCADGTIKIIVWNTKGLRDNSGIITRYISIGRDVTAQKAAELRVMESSRFLGTMIDTLPIPIFFKDAGGKYLGCNPPFEEYLGIRRDRIVGKSVYDLSPGDLADKYAAADQQMFDHPAPQRYEMQVQYADGSRHDVIFYKAPFFQKDGTLGGLIGTFLDITERKRIEEALRESESFNRGLIENLPEYLAVYGQDGNILYVNPASAKALGYDADSLVGTPVLSYVAENYHDTVTSQMTTRLKAGDISPYEVELVTKTGPRRSVIVKAAPINYRNNPAVLLLLFDITERKRSETALRESEEKYRLLAENATDIIWVLDLATLRFTYFSPSVEKIRGYAPEEAMGLSLEQTFTPEAYAKSAADLRQVIEQEKKGLVEPGRIRVYEYQERCKDGSFIFTESMMTFIRNAEGDPVSIQGITRDITERKRAEEALRESEEKYRSVIDNIQDLFYRSDDKGVLIMASPSLKTVLGYDSVEEALGKPITEFYFQPEERTSLLEAIHKNGSVKDFEITLKHKNGSPVPVATNSHFYYDKSGRVLGIEGVLRDITERKQAEDALLKAHDRTERYLKIAGVMLTALDRDGTITLINRKGCEILGREWQELVGQNWFDVALPADIREEVFGVFRKLMAGGVESVEYYENPVLTRSGLLRLIAFHNTVLREPDGRITGIIFSGDDITDKKRVEEQLRQNQVKLAAAMDLAQMVNWEYEVATGMFTFDDRFYAFYGTTAEREGGHQLSAETYAREFVYPEDIPAVAEEIRKILATTDPGYSGQMEHRIIRRDGEIRTIISRYAPIMGADGNVIKTQGANQDITERKQAEEARDESRQLFMDIISFLPDPTFVIDNDGKVIAWNRAIEQLSGVPAADIIGKADNEYSIWMYGKRRPILIDLVLHPDKDAARLNYTNIHWEGSAVTAQTEIARNGDGHKIPLSLVASPLMDAQGKITGAIESMRDISVIKEAEANLARFNANLEKIIKERTQALHDEIIQRRYAEQEVQDALSYTRSVIDANPDLMAVLDQKGLILDVNTATESMMGLPREQLIGTPYTSYIMENTAPRDIFTQLVEKGRLEYTIQLRRADGHITPLSVNSTLFRGKDATDARVIVAAHDITRQKLDEAAIRASLDEKVILLREIHHRVKNNLQIIISLTNLQMRQTGDPVARQIMAETQNRVRAMSLVHEKLYRSESLSRIDFSDYTRFLATQLTSFYAVDTRRVKLDLTMGKIMVDINTAVPLGLIMNELVSNALKHAFPEDRRGTISISGGYEGNLITIVVRDDGIGIPADLDWRNTESLGLRLINSLVDQVSGTLEMKREGGTMFIITLNRDTAPEGRS, from the coding sequence ATGAAGGAACCCGACGGTTTTCTCATAGGAGAGAATGGGTGGAGAGTCCTTATCCTCACGCTTACCTGCGGGGTTCTTGCACTGACCGTCTGGTGCCTCACCCATGGAATCACGATTATCTTCATGCACATTTACTATTTCCCGATCATTCTCCTCGCGTACCGCTACCGATGGAAAGGATTTGCATTCTGTGTTCTCCTGAGTCTTGCGTATGTAGGCCTTGTCATGGGTTTTGACCGGGGGGATAGTGAGATCATTCTTGGTGCAGTCTTCCGCGGCGCCGTCTTTGTCGGGATTGGAGCGGTAATTGCCTATTTATCAGAACTACTGAACCGGAAAAATGAGTCTGAAAAAACCAATGCGGAAAAGGTCTATTTGCAGCAGCAGTTCCAGGAGAGCGTGATCGCCAACGCCAATGTCTGGATCTCGGTGCTGACAACGGACGGAACCCCCGTGATCTGGAACCAGGCTGCCGAAGATATCAGCGGTTATCAAAAAGACGCGGTACTGGGAAGAAAAAACGTCTGGAAACAACTCTACCCGGATACGGAATACCGGAAAAAAGTGACCGCGGATATCCGGCGGATCCTCGGGAAGGATACCCTCCTTGAAAATTTTGAGACCGAGATACGGTGCGCAGATGGGACTATAAAAATAATAGTCTGGAATACCAAGGGGTTGAGGGATAATTCTGGTATCATTACGAGGTATATTTCCATAGGGCGCGATGTTACGGCACAGAAAGCAGCCGAGCTCCGTGTCATGGAGAGTTCCCGCTTCCTCGGCACCATGATCGATACGCTCCCCATACCAATTTTCTTCAAGGATGCCGGCGGGAAGTACCTCGGCTGCAATCCCCCGTTTGAGGAGTATCTGGGAATACGGAGGGACCGGATTGTGGGAAAGAGCGTGTATGACCTCTCACCCGGGGATCTTGCTGATAAATACGCTGCTGCCGACCAGCAGATGTTCGACCATCCCGCACCCCAGCGCTACGAGATGCAGGTCCAGTATGCTGACGGCTCCCGCCACGATGTCATCTTTTACAAGGCCCCGTTCTTCCAGAAGGACGGCACACTGGGGGGGTTGATCGGAACCTTCCTCGATATCACGGAACGCAAGCGGATCGAGGAGGCGCTCAGGGAGAGCGAGTCATTCAACCGCGGCCTTATTGAGAATCTCCCCGAATATCTCGCTGTATACGGGCAGGACGGGAATATTCTCTACGTCAACCCGGCTTCGGCGAAGGCGCTGGGATATGATGCCGATTCGCTGGTCGGTACACCGGTCCTTTCTTATGTTGCAGAAAATTACCACGATACGGTAACATCACAAATGACAACCCGCCTTAAAGCCGGGGATATTTCGCCTTATGAGGTCGAGCTGGTCACAAAAACCGGGCCCAGGCGCTCGGTGATCGTGAAAGCAGCCCCGATCAACTACCGGAACAATCCAGCTGTTCTTCTTCTCCTCTTTGATATCACGGAACGCAAGCGATCGGAAACCGCCCTGCGGGAGAGCGAGGAGAAATACCGGTTACTCGCGGAAAATGCCACGGACATTATCTGGGTTCTCGACCTGGCAACACTCAGATTCACGTATTTCAGCCCTTCCGTTGAAAAGATACGCGGGTACGCTCCTGAAGAAGCAATGGGACTGTCCCTGGAACAGACATTCACACCCGAAGCGTACGCAAAGTCGGCAGCAGACCTCAGGCAGGTCATCGAACAGGAAAAGAAGGGTCTGGTTGAACCCGGGAGGATACGCGTCTACGAGTACCAGGAACGCTGCAAGGATGGTTCGTTCATTTTTACCGAGTCGATGATGACATTTATCCGGAATGCCGAGGGCGATCCCGTCAGCATTCAGGGCATTACCCGGGATATCACCGAGCGCAAACGGGCCGAAGAGGCACTCAGGGAGAGCGAGGAGAAATACCGGTCGGTCATAGATAATATCCAGGACCTGTTCTATCGTTCTGACGATAAAGGTGTCCTTATCATGGCCAGCCCGAGCCTGAAAACAGTACTGGGATACGATTCGGTAGAAGAAGCCCTCGGAAAGCCCATCACTGAATTCTATTTCCAGCCGGAGGAACGCACGAGTTTATTAGAGGCGATCCACAAGAACGGTTCGGTCAAAGATTTCGAAATTACCCTGAAACATAAGAATGGGAGCCCGGTGCCGGTAGCAACCAACAGCCATTTCTATTATGATAAATCCGGCAGGGTTCTCGGGATTGAAGGGGTTCTACGGGATATAACCGAGCGCAAGCAGGCAGAGGATGCGCTCCTGAAAGCGCATGACCGGACAGAGCGATATCTGAAAATTGCGGGTGTGATGCTCACGGCCCTGGACAGGGACGGAACTATCACCCTCATCAACCGGAAAGGCTGTGAGATACTCGGGCGGGAATGGCAGGAGCTTGTTGGCCAAAACTGGTTTGATGTGGCTCTGCCGGCAGATATCCGCGAGGAGGTTTTTGGTGTATTCAGAAAACTGATGGCCGGGGGAGTTGAATCTGTCGAGTACTACGAAAACCCGGTCCTGACGAGATCAGGTTTGCTGCGCCTCATTGCTTTTCACAACACGGTGCTCAGAGAGCCGGATGGCCGTATCACCGGTATAATCTTTTCCGGGGATGACATAACCGACAAGAAACGGGTGGAAGAGCAGCTCCGGCAGAACCAGGTGAAGCTGGCAGCTGCAATGGATCTCGCACAGATGGTTAACTGGGAATACGAGGTTGCAACCGGCATGTTTACCTTCGATGACAGGTTCTATGCGTTCTATGGAACAACCGCAGAACGTGAAGGCGGTCACCAGTTATCGGCGGAGACCTATGCCCGTGAATTTGTTTATCCGGAAGATATTCCTGCCGTTGCAGAGGAGATACGAAAAATACTGGCAACAACGGATCCCGGTTACAGTGGCCAGATGGAACACCGGATTATCCGCCGCGATGGCGAGATACGAACGATCATTTCCCGGTACGCTCCCATAATGGGGGCTGACGGAAACGTAATCAAAACCCAGGGAGCAAACCAGGATATCACCGAGCGCAAACAGGCTGAAGAGGCACGCGACGAATCCCGGCAGCTCTTTATGGACATCATCAGTTTCCTTCCCGATCCCACATTTGTTATCGACAATGATGGAAAAGTCATTGCATGGAACCGGGCAATCGAACAGCTCAGCGGGGTCCCTGCAGCTGACATCATTGGCAAGGCTGATAACGAATACAGCATCTGGATGTACGGGAAACGCCGCCCAATCCTTATCGATCTGGTCCTCCATCCGGACAAGGATGCTGCACGGCTGAATTATACGAATATCCACTGGGAGGGCAGTGCCGTTACTGCTCAGACCGAGATCGCCCGCAATGGCGACGGACATAAAATTCCTCTCTCGCTGGTTGCATCTCCGCTGATGGATGCACAGGGAAAGATAACCGGCGCAATAGAGTCCATGCGGGACATCTCCGTCATCAAGGAGGCGGAGGCGAACCTGGCCCGGTTCAATGCCAACCTTGAGAAGATCATTAAGGAGCGGACGCAGGCGCTGCACGATGAGATCATCCAGCGCAGGTATGCCGAACAGGAAGTGCAGGATGCCCTCAGTTATACCCGTTCGGTGATCGACGCAAACCCGGACCTCATGGCCGTTCTTGACCAGAAAGGTCTGATACTGGACGTAAATACTGCAACCGAGTCAATGATGGGGTTGCCCCGGGAGCAGCTTATCGGGACACCATACACCAGTTACATTATGGAGAACACAGCCCCACGGGATATATTCACCCAGCTCGTTGAGAAGGGAAGACTTGAGTATACGATCCAGCTCCGCAGGGCTGACGGCCATATTACACCGCTCTCCGTAAATTCCACGCTCTTCCGCGGGAAGGATGCAACAGATGCACGGGTCATCGTGGCTGCCCACGACATCACCCGACAGAAACTGGACGAGGCGGCGATCCGGGCATCACTGGATGAGAAAGTCATCCTGCTGCGGGAGATCCACCACCGGGTGAAGAACAACCTCCAGATCATCATCAGCCTCACCAATCTCCAGATGCGCCAGACCGGGGACCCCGTGGCACGACAGATCATGGCCGAGACCCAGAACCGGGTCCGGGCCATGTCCCTTGTCCATGAGAAACTCTACCGCTCCGAGAGCCTCTCCCGGATCGACTTTTCAGATTATACCCGCTTCCTCGCAACGCAGCTCACCTCGTTTTATGCGGTCGATACCCGGCGGGTGAAACTGGATCTCACCATGGGCAAAATCATGGTGGATATCAACACCGCAGTCCCGCTGGGCCTGATCATGAACGAGCTGGTCTCCAATGCACTCAAACATGCGTTCCCGGAGGACAGGCGCGGCACCATCAGCATCAGCGGAGGATACGAGGGAAATCTCATCACCATCGTTGTCAGGGACGACGGGATAGGGATTCCTGCAGACCTGGACTGGAGGAATACCGAGTCGCTTGGCCTGCGGTTGATTAACAGCCTTGTTGATCAGGTTTCCGGGACCCTTGAGATGAAACGGGAGGGGGGAACAATGTTCATTATCACCCTGAACAGGGATACGGCACCAGAGGGAAGATCATGA